A genome region from Blautia coccoides includes the following:
- a CDS encoding carbohydrate ABC transporter permease → MKKGTLAKREAHLGIGMVTPAMLIIFGLMLYPLFYTIYLTMVQYNLLSNVSQGFLGLKQYARVLTDDKFWHAMSVTLYFTVVSLGLQLILGFMAALFLNIPFRGQKLLRALILAPWAVPTVVNAQLWNWILNASYGALNKLLLQLGIIRQPIVWLGEPKLALNVIILADTWKMLPLFIIMLLAGLSTIPGTYYEAAKMEGAGFWHTFRKITFPLLKPMLLVILVLRTTQTIRVFDVIYMLTQGGPNNSTMTISYYTYFQTFSLFDFGYGATIAMIVAILTVFIALTYKKILKADDVY, encoded by the coding sequence TGCTCATTATTTTCGGATTAATGTTATATCCCCTTTTTTATACAATTTATCTGACAATGGTTCAGTATAATTTACTTTCAAATGTGAGCCAGGGTTTTTTGGGACTAAAACAATATGCGCGTGTTCTTACGGACGATAAGTTTTGGCATGCCATGTCAGTGACTTTGTATTTTACGGTTGTTTCTCTTGGTCTTCAGCTGATTTTAGGATTTATGGCAGCGTTATTTTTAAATATTCCTTTTCGGGGACAGAAGCTGTTAAGGGCATTAATTCTGGCACCTTGGGCAGTTCCTACAGTTGTGAACGCGCAGCTCTGGAACTGGATATTGAATGCCAGTTATGGAGCACTGAATAAACTGCTTCTTCAGCTAGGAATTATCCGACAACCGATAGTATGGCTGGGAGAACCAAAACTGGCTCTGAATGTGATCATACTGGCGGATACCTGGAAAATGCTTCCTTTATTCATTATTATGCTCCTTGCCGGTCTTTCAACGATACCGGGAACTTATTATGAGGCAGCAAAAATGGAGGGAGCAGGTTTTTGGCATACATTCAGGAAAATAACATTTCCGTTGCTGAAGCCCATGCTGTTGGTGATTTTAGTTCTCCGCACCACACAAACAATTCGTGTGTTTGACGTTATTTATATGCTGACTCAGGGAGGACCGAATAACAGTACCATGACTATCAGCTATTATACATATTTCCAGACGTTCAGTCTGTTTGATTTTGGTTATGGAGCAACTATAGCAATGATAGTTGCAATACTGACTGTTTTTATTGCATTGACTTATAAGAAAATCCTAAAGGCAGACGATGTTTATTGA
- a CDS encoding carbohydrate ABC transporter permease, producing MREKSKKHFIKSGLIFLGCLIIICWTVLPLIWMFISSISPAKHLLDMDASWFPPHASYERYKSILLSETIINKGTIVSSPAAVFKRAMFNSILVSGITTVISLTVGGFAAYAFARLSFRFRDKLLMLVMFFQLLPPVSLMIPLYVIFKKIGIIDNMICLVLLYVSFTLAYTIWVMSGYFKSISADLENSAMIDGCSRIGAYFRVIVPIAKPGFTAVGILAFLMAWDEFMYALIFMNSQAHKTITVAISEFTTKFGVDYGMMMTAGCIATALPVLISVVFQKNITQGLTMGAVKE from the coding sequence ATGAGGGAAAAAAGCAAAAAACATTTTATAAAATCGGGGCTGATCTTCTTGGGATGTTTGATCATTATATGTTGGACCGTCCTTCCACTTATATGGATGTTTATATCCAGTATCAGCCCGGCGAAGCACCTGCTTGACATGGATGCGTCATGGTTTCCGCCCCATGCCAGTTATGAACGGTATAAAAGTATTTTATTATCCGAAACGATAATAAATAAAGGTACGATTGTCTCTTCGCCAGCGGCAGTGTTTAAACGTGCTATGTTTAACAGCATTCTCGTATCAGGTATTACAACGGTGATATCCTTGACAGTAGGTGGATTTGCGGCATACGCATTTGCCAGACTTTCTTTTCGGTTCAGAGATAAGCTTTTAATGCTTGTAATGTTCTTTCAGCTTTTGCCGCCGGTATCGCTGATGATTCCTTTGTATGTGATTTTTAAAAAAATAGGAATTATTGACAATATGATTTGTCTGGTACTTTTATATGTCTCATTTACATTGGCATATACCATATGGGTTATGAGCGGTTATTTTAAATCCATTTCGGCAGACTTGGAAAATTCAGCTATGATTGATGGCTGCTCACGCATAGGAGCGTATTTTAGGGTAATTGTTCCCATTGCAAAACCAGGTTTTACAGCAGTTGGAATTCTGGCGTTTTTAATGGCATGGGATGAGTTTATGTATGCGCTTATTTTTATGAATTCACAGGCGCATAAAACGATTACGGTGGCCATTTCTGAATTTACAACAAAATTTGGTGTGGATTATGGAATGATGATGACCGCAGGCTGCATTGCAACAGCCTTGCCGGTACTTATTTCTGTTGTATTCCAAAAAAATATTACGCAAGGACTTACAATGGGGGCTGTAAAAGAATGA
- a CDS encoding Gfo/Idh/MocA family protein, with amino-acid sequence MEKVNIGIIGCGRIAQDQTASAVQLKNTRVAAVCDKNKEAAEAFAKKFGIPKVYTEYEKMLSDPEIQAVYNCTPNFLHAKVAIDAARAKKHVLTQKPFANTLEEANEICKAAEANKIILQAAFFERFRGYCAGIKRCIDEGKIGEVLMIKAQMSHEGIGKFYHPRTEWFSDTKLAGGGCLADMGAHHLDLMRWFAGSEVDIIDAQIGFSKDWNTETNAIVNMTFKNGVMAQGHWSFSTIAPDGVCYDKFEIYGDKGTIFVTCDSKEEPSIRLVQKGDNHWNEYAYEEVDGFYGMEEHFANCILEDKTPITSGKDGICSVKTILAAYESARTGQRQKL; translated from the coding sequence ATGGAAAAAGTAAATATTGGAATTATAGGCTGCGGCAGAATTGCACAGGACCAGACAGCAAGTGCTGTTCAACTTAAAAATACAAGAGTGGCAGCTGTTTGCGATAAAAATAAGGAAGCAGCGGAAGCATTTGCAAAGAAGTTTGGAATACCTAAGGTTTACACAGAATATGAAAAAATGCTGAGTGATCCTGAAATACAGGCTGTCTATAACTGTACACCAAATTTTTTGCATGCAAAAGTGGCCATTGACGCTGCGAGGGCTAAAAAACATGTGCTGACACAAAAGCCTTTTGCAAATACTCTGGAAGAGGCAAATGAAATCTGTAAAGCGGCCGAGGCAAATAAAATTATTTTGCAGGCAGCATTTTTCGAGCGGTTCAGAGGGTATTGCGCTGGAATAAAAAGGTGTATTGATGAGGGAAAGATAGGGGAAGTGTTAATGATCAAGGCGCAGATGTCCCATGAGGGGATTGGAAAGTTTTATCATCCCCGTACAGAATGGTTTAGTGATACTAAGCTTGCGGGCGGCGGGTGTTTGGCAGATATGGGAGCACATCATCTGGATCTTATGCGGTGGTTTGCAGGATCAGAGGTGGATATAATAGATGCGCAGATTGGATTTTCCAAGGACTGGAACACAGAAACGAATGCAATTGTGAATATGACCTTTAAGAACGGTGTTATGGCACAGGGACATTGGAGTTTCTCTACGATAGCACCGGATGGTGTCTGTTATGATAAGTTTGAAATCTATGGTGATAAGGGAACTATATTTGTTACCTGCGATTCAAAAGAAGAGCCTTCTATCCGACTTGTTCAGAAAGGGGATAATCATTGGAATGAGTATGCCTATGAAGAGGTAGACGGATTTTATGGAATGGAGGAACATTTTGCAAACTGTATTTTAGAAGATAAAACTCCTATTACTTCAGGAAAAGATGGAATCTGCTCTGTAAAAACCATATTAGCCGCCTATGAAAGTGCCAGGACAGGACAGAGACAAAAATTGTAA
- a CDS encoding sugar phosphate isomerase/epimerase family protein: MKLGCASWCFTAPHYQAPYEPAIRTVGELGFQAIEMIAHNEKDVKVYYTAEKIKELRKLINSYHMEISEFAFYTQITQGLASLDDIVREEAFLKFEEMVNIGYELGTDMINMVSNWVYGHECLVDYVPNYWSPHVEGVPYQELTQNMTYPNEIDWNEVWKRYMDTIKRCLEICRKYKMRFNVEGHANVIVGNSDAMLRMFDYISDEDLGINLDTAWHMIQREYVPMVVEKLGARIFHVHMRDGDGMINYNLPPGKGINNWEDTLKALKRTGYDGVLSFEMAGFLHADQVIADSKRYIESILEKL, encoded by the coding sequence ATGAAACTGGGATGTGCATCATGGTGTTTCACGGCTCCTCATTATCAGGCACCTTATGAGCCGGCAATCCGCACTGTGGGAGAACTTGGATTTCAGGCAATCGAAATGATTGCCCATAACGAAAAGGATGTAAAAGTATATTATACTGCGGAAAAAATAAAAGAACTGAGAAAATTAATAAACTCTTATCATATGGAAATTTCAGAGTTTGCTTTTTATACACAGATTACACAGGGGCTTGCAAGTCTTGATGATATAGTCAGAGAGGAGGCATTCCTGAAGTTTGAAGAAATGGTAAATATTGGATATGAATTGGGGACAGACATGATCAACATGGTTTCAAACTGGGTATATGGGCATGAATGTCTGGTTGATTATGTACCAAATTACTGGTCTCCTCATGTGGAAGGTGTTCCATATCAGGAATTGACTCAAAATATGACCTATCCGAATGAGATTGACTGGAACGAAGTTTGGAAACGTTATATGGATACGATTAAACGCTGCCTGGAAATCTGCCGGAAATATAAGATGAGATTTAACGTGGAAGGCCATGCGAATGTTATTGTTGGTAATTCAGACGCAATGCTGCGAATGTTTGATTATATATCGGATGAGGATTTGGGAATCAACCTGGACACAGCATGGCATATGATACAGAGGGAATATGTCCCCATGGTGGTGGAAAAATTAGGTGCCAGAATTTTCCATGTCCATATGAGGGATGGAGATGGTATGATAAATTATAATCTTCCGCCGGGAAAAGGGATTAATAATTGGGAAGATACCTTGAAAGCGTTAAAAAGGACAGGATATGACGGTGTTCTTTCTTTTGAAATGGCAGGATTTCTGCACGCGGATCAGGTAATAGCCGATTCAAAACGTTATATAGAAAGTATATTGGAAAAATTGTAA